A section of the Oryzias melastigma strain HK-1 linkage group LG14, ASM292280v2, whole genome shotgun sequence genome encodes:
- the im:7136398 gene encoding schwannomin-interacting protein 1 gives MEAEKESAEEEGEEEELNEAAVDYQDLPIMHWEDLGQRIAELEKLEQERAKKRGGVGESLGEGGAWDEEEDLRRCRLSMVSSRFLHHRNLQLCFTNNSDSDNEEEELEKKGPTSAGHHGCHGAGLKQEVASALKALRDKLLAEQKEECADGSSCVSGREHLECSDLQERSLQQLCSLRAALQQEVHALSSELVAQLLVRDQLRTRQDALLLDVQDMT, from the exons ATGGAGGCTGAGAAGGAGTCAgctgaggaggagggggaggaggaggagcttaatGAGGCTGCAGTGGACTATCAAGAccttcccatcatgcactgGGAAGACCTAGGCCAGCGGATTGCTGAGCTGGAGAAATTGGAGCAGGAGAGGGCAAAG aaacGGGGTGGAGTTGGGGAGAGTCTCGGGGAGGGGGGCGCCTGGGACGAGGAGGAGGACCTCCGGAGGTGTCGGCTCTCCATGGTCTCATCACG GTTTCTCCACCACAGAAACCTGCAGCTGTGCTTCACCAACAACAGCGACAGCGAcaatgaagaggaggagctggagaaaaaG GGTCCCACCAGTGCGGGACACCACGGTTGCCATGGCGCCGggttgaaacaggaagtggcttcAGCTTTGAAGGCGCTGAGAGACAAACTGCTGGCAGAGCagaaggaggag TGTGCAGACGGCAGCAGCTGCGTGTCTGGGCGTGAACATCTGGAGTGTTCAGATCTTCAGGAGCGATCGCTGCAGCAGCTGTGCAGCCTGAGAGCAGCTCTGCAGCAGGAAGTTCACG CTCTGAGCTCTGAACTGGTGGCCCAGCTGTTGGTGCGAGACCAGCTGCGGACGAGGCAGGACGCTCTGCTGCTGGACGTCCAGGACATGACCTAG